In one Colletotrichum destructivum chromosome 2, complete sequence genomic region, the following are encoded:
- a CDS encoding Putative egh16-like virulence factor, whose protein sequence is MSFPVRALVASAMLAVAYAQGVILSAQGPKGPASPGLLGTCPKSINRSIRLTHRSCTVNPAKADANIINQQEIVQNVVNECGRTILSGNIDIGETTEGQLSNNTVTKVTKGSNVDITIAQVSADGVGPYSCDLDLTSNANGATGQTKLQVQESQPQNGNIKLKVKMPDDLACVGASTGDVCTIRCFNDNAKGPFGGCVAVQQTDTTPKQNTPGNIPTAQTLEGVLTQVQQNIVDLPAAVKSIQDAPTQDDQGVTAIKEILGNNATLEAAGPAGSANNGKKNNGNGKGNGRNRGKGNGAAGGGNGRNRGTGRGGNNAQTGGGAAAGGGGNGRGRQNQQNNNDNNNNNSNNNDKRDPKDLLRSRWARRNFVPRG, encoded by the exons ATGTCGTTCCCCGTGAGAGCCTTGGTCGCCTCCGCCATGCTGGCGGTGGCCTACGCTCAAGGTGTCATCCTCAGCGCACAAGGCCCCAAGGGTCCAGCCAGCCCGGGACTATTAGGTACGTGTCCAAAGTCCATCAACAGGAGCATACGTCTCACGCATCGTTCGTGCACAGTCAATCCGGCAAAGGCCGacgccaacatcatcaatCAGCAGGAGATCGTCCAGAACGTCGTCAACGAGTGCGGCCGGACGATCCTCAGCGGGAACATCGACATCGGCGAGACGACCGAGGGCCAGCtcagcaacaacaccgtCACCAAGGTCACAAAGGGCTCCAACgtcgacatcaccatcgcccAGGTcagcgccgacggcgtcggccccTACTCGTGCGACCTCGACCTGACGAGCAACGCCAACGGGGCCACAGGCCAGACCAAGCTGCAGGTCCAGGAGTCCCAGCCGCAGAATGGCAACATCAAGCTCAAGGTCAAAATGCCCGACGACCTGGCCTGCGTAGGAG CCTCCACTGGAGACGTCTGCACCATTCGTTGCTTCAACGACAACGCAAAGGGCCCCTTTGGCGGCTGCGTCGCCGTCCAGCAGACCGACACGACGCCCAAGCAAAACACCCCCGGCAATATCCCCACCGCCCAGACCCTCGAGGGCGTGCTCACTCAGGTCCAGCAGAACATCGTCgacctgcccgccgccgtcaagtcAATCCAAGATGCCCCGACCCAGGACGACCAGGGCGTCACggccatcaaggagatcCTCGGCAACAACGCCACCCTGGAGGCTGCCGGGCCCGCGGGGTCCGCCAATAACGGCAAGAAaaacaacggcaacggcaaaGGCAACGGAAGGAACAGGGGCAAGGGCAacggcgcggccggcggaGGCAACGGCAGGAACCGGGGCACCGGCCGCGGAGGGAACAACGCTCAGACCGGCGGAGGtgccgcggcgggcggcggtggcaacGGACGTGGTCGCCAGAACCAGCAGAACAACAATgataacaacaacaacaacagcaacaacaacgacaagcGGGACCCCAAAGACCTGCTCCGCTCAcgctgggcgaggaggaactTTGTTCCCCGGGGCTGA